A region from the Acyrthosiphon pisum isolate AL4f chromosome A1, pea_aphid_22Mar2018_4r6ur, whole genome shotgun sequence genome encodes:
- the LOC100163659 gene encoding ral GTPase-activating protein subunit beta isoform X2, translating to MNLEVFNRVNWKEGTGGRSGMYCEWASLSSAVQNCGEFGQSVLSKFPAGSGKEVVLSVIKQLSSNLGITHPPEPSKLNKDNEVTWCMEVICYGLSLPLSEHDTIRDCVHIYCDWLSALYEIPKLSVPKPVCNDPNLYARKIISHFYNLFVPRKGEVWTFLYLNIGTDTINRQAVLCHRVLRTLHDLSRTSKIIEPETWEALLLFLLAINDALLAPPTVKEDVGEELCERVLSVLIEVWLVACVRCFPSPSLWKTLREMAVTWRHRTALIHQWNRINLALTARVLTFMYGPSFPQLKIPNEDIHLIPSGMSNHTIAQSWFRLLQTIGNPADLSRPTTISRTPKFLQAALSDPNHRLVDPSNHPCLNVLPYNFYVAIRGIASLVDAFLGIVSHPTIIWDDVLPWTSGNILEKKEASTVTHTPPSQRRLAKSFSVAPSLTNKGIPKSSLVGLTTSRISTQSNKLSSSTTSIPSIISEPKIFAENRPRCNSILHLFGEWLFEAALIGVDFNKPKSSTTSDSSRMYKRPSSVMFDTSSIRSSGSGGGYSSMGGGSTASASQPNSLTDNVSDSIDSITSSSANVLHYDRYMPGRAEAIGTLCRIFCSKKTSEEILPVYLARFYMAVYEGLHVNEAHECDETISSILLNSHNLLRLDLNGINVLIPYIIETLELVLPERELKLKSNSIPKNELRRSAIHLLLSMLALPLHFKDLVIKELNVSSNNTRGPIIMGELKPRVMNLLINALQFESDSHNSQMLLGGLLLCVQDSAIFEESENDADSDATAQSDTTSNLLSSVETMSSFSLPSSNQDQMMSLPPSSSSNIPTPESSLDSAGFYFAEPFDFSILNKNSAHALYVRATYLVCHRLISSWKSDLNISLAALELLMGLARVHIKETDSLECKRAVKWLCDYITYQCWRPPPAHSRDLHSTIVAAYQCAAVWIVAHPYLLDDKDCLNTIIEVVELGISGTKSHGKPQEPIKMKDEKELKPASMRVRDAAESLLTIILEQVGYFPSVCGAESLSCLLDEITLIKHCNSIATDNVECKSHAISKFRYFVLENSIILALFEEPLGNSQDAQPTLTVLIRGSFGRQAWTLQLRHLPRHRSSSTRQYNVCPGRPVAMEEPTRHRYPRKSTTHFSESIERIPTCKIDKSIPSLDSLVFDDEDHSILSDLIEKQKEMENSYIEPPPKATEMLPPQPCTDFNTARLFLSHFGFLSRLDDTNPSSVPSLVPLNVHHENFCKDLEILDNTPSRTCDTCHVFYVKDGQTNFKDILNNVTSNTAVSPNFLEMLTNLGWPVNISVHPGWTGRVETSWNLPDYNHSQDQKFNTPHGGSLYNGETHVIYWADVSSEIAFVVPTNCKERVKSQKPEDDVLQHGGIRYTKPVTTRAMSIEFDYKGKPTQQHIEPPKRRPQYVSATVMLVWLESFEDHIHFPIGNLLSYTNTGIEPLSHIKDIGDVHIIYLHALQSGLLRVKMQGPIGRTNLATPLVDGMVISKQVVGTMVRQTALNICRRKRLENDSFQPGHIRRRLKIQEIVGKYQIKMTKPELYTYLLSNANST from the exons ATGAATTTAGAAGTGTTCAACAGAGTGAACTGGAAG GAGGGCACTGGAGGACGTTCTGGAATGTATTGTGAATGGGCGTCACTGAGTTCGGCAGTTCAAAACTGTGGCGAATTTGGTCAAAGTGTTTTAAGTAAGTTCCCAGCAGGTTCAGGCAAGGAAGTTGTGTTGTCAGTCATCAAACAACTGTCATCAAATTTAGGTATAACTCATCCACCTGAACCAAGTAAACTTAACAAAGACAATGAAGTGACCTGGTGTATGGAA GTTATTTGTTATGGTTTAAGCTTACCATTGTCTGAACATGATACAATTAGAGATTGTGTTCATATATATTGTGATTGGCTTTCAGCGTTATATGAAATACCAAAACTATCAGTTCCAAAACCAGTATGCAATGATCCAAATCTATACgctagaaaaataatttcacatttCTACAATCTATTTGTACCCCGAAAAGGAGAag TCtggacatttttatatttaaatattg gTACTGACACAATTAACCGCCAAGCAGTTTTGTGTCATCGTGTCTTAAGAACCTTGCATGATTTATCGAGAACATCTAAAATTATTGAGCCAGAAACTTGGGAAGCTTTGTTGCTATTTCTTCTGGCCATCAATGATGCCTTGTTAGCTCCACCAACTGTAAAag AGGATGTTGGAGAGGAATTATGTGAAAGAGTACTAAGCGTTCTTATAGAAGTATGGCTTGTAGCTTGTGTACGTTGTTTTCCTTCGCCTTCATTATGGAAAACATTGCGAGAAATGGCGGTCACATGGCGCCATCGTACTGCTTTAATTCATCAATGGAATCGTATAAACTTAGCACTTACTGCTCGTGTATTAACATTTATGTATGGTCCAAGTTTTCCACAGTTAAAAATAC ctaaTGAAGACATCCACCTGATACCATCTGGAATGTCTAATCATACAATAGCACAAAGTTGGTTTAGACTGCTACAAACTATTGGAAACCCTGCTGATCTCAGTAGACCAACTACAATTAGCCGTACTCCTAAATTTCTTCAAGCTGCACTATCTGACCCCAATCATAGGCTTGTTGATCCATCAAATCATCCATGTTTAAATGTATTGCCTTACAATTTTTATGTAGCTATACGTGGGATTGCTTCACTTGTTGATGCATTTTTAG gCATTGTTTCTCATCCTACTATTATTTGGGATGACGTTTTACCTTGGACTTCAGGAAACATTCTGGAAAAAAAAGAAGCAAGTACAGTTACACATACACCGCCTTCGCAACGTCGATTGGCTAAAAGTTTTAGCGTTGCACCTTCACTTACCAATAAGG GTATCCCAAAATCATCTTTAGTTGGCTTAACCACTAGCCGTATTAGTACTCAATCAAATAAATTGTCTTCTTCAACTACTTCTATACCATCAATAATTTcag aacCTAAAATATTTGCTGAAAATCGACCACGGTGTAACAGTATTCTCCACCTCTTTGGTGAATGGTTATTTGAAGCTGCATTAATTGGAgttgattttaataaaccaaAATCTTCTACTACAT cCGATAGTAGTAGAATGTATAAACGACCAAGTTCAGTGATGTTTGATACATCGAGTATAAGAAGTAGCGGTTCTGGTGGAGGGTACAGCAGTATGGGAGGAGGGAGTACAGCTTCTGCATCACAACCTAATTCACTTACAGACAATGTGTCTGATAGTATTGACTCTATAACTTCCAGTTCTGCCAATGTTCTTCATTACGATCGTTATATGCCTGGACGAGCTGAAGCAATCGGAACATTGTGTAGAATATTTTGTTCCAAGAAAACATCCGAAGAAATCTTGCCAGTTTATTTAGCTAGGTTTTATATGGCAGTTTATGAAGGACTACACGTTAATGAA gCACACGAATGTGATGAAACCATTTCAAGTATATTGTTAAATTCTCATAACCTTTTACGTTTGGATTTAAACGGAATTAATGTTCTTATAccgtatattattgaaacattaGAACTTGTGTTACCTGAACGAGAACTTAAActcaa GTCAAATAGCATCCCTAAGAATGAGTTAAGAAGATCAGCTATACACCTATTACTTTCTATGCTTGCATtaccattacattttaaa gATTTAGTTATTAAAGAACTGAATGTGTCTAGTAATAATACAAGAGGACCTATTATTATGGGAGAACTTAAACCTCGTGTTATGAATCTTCTTATAAATGCTTTGCAATTTGAATCGGATTCTCATAATTCACAAATgcttttag gagggttattattgtgtgtacaaGATTCTGCAATTTTTGAAGAATCAGAAAATGATGCAGATTCTGATGCTACAGCACAAAGTGATACTACGTCAAATTTGCTTTCTTCGG TGGAAACAATGAGTTCATTTAGCTTACCATCCAGTAATCAAGATCAAATGATGAGTTTACCTCCCAGCAGTTCAAGTAATATACCAACTCCTGAATCCAGTTTAGATTCAGCTGGCTTTTATTTTGCTGAACCATTTGACTTCTCAATTCTaaacaaaa attctGCTCATGCATTATATGTCAGAGCTACATATTTAGTATGTCATAGACTAATTTCTTCGTGGAAATCTGATTTGAACATTTCACTAGCTGCTTTAGAACTGCTTATGGGTTTAGCTAGAGTTCATATAAAAGAAacag ATTCATTGGAATGTAAAAGAGCTGTAAAATGGTTATGTGATTATATAACTTACCAGTGTTGGAGACCGCCTCCAGCTCATTCTCGAGATTTGCATTCCACCATTGTTGCTGCATATCAATGTGCTGCAGTTTGGATTGTTGCTCATCCTTACCTACTTGATGATAAAGATTGTTTGAATACTATTATTGAAGTGGTAGAACTCGGTATATCGGGCACTAAATCACAT gGAAAACCCCAAGAACCAATAAAAATGAAAGATGAAAAAGAACTGAAGCCAGCTTCAATGAGAGTAAGAGATGCTGCTGAATCATTACTAACTATTATATTAGAAcaa gttgGGTATTTTCCATCTGTTTGTGGTGCTGAAAGTCTATCATGTTTATTGGATGAAATAACATTAATCAAACACTGTAATTCAATAGCTACTGATAATGTAGAATGCAAATCTCATGCCATATCTAAATTTAGATACTTTGTGCtagaaaattcaataatattagcTCTTTTTGAAGAACCTTTAGGCAACAGCcaag atgcACAGCCAACGTTGACAGTGTTGATTAGAGGATCATTTGGACGGCAAGCTTGGACATTACAACTAAGGCATTTGCCTCGTCATCGGTCTTCATCAACAAGACAGTACAATGTTTGCCCTGGCCGCCCTGTGGCAATGGAAGAACCTACTCGACATAGATATCCACGGAAGTCTACAACACATTTCTCGGAAAGCATAGAACGAATACCAACttgcaaaat AGATAAATCCATACCAAGTTTAGATAGCTTAGTTTTTGATGATGAAGATCATAGCATATTATCTGATttgattgaaaaacaaaaagagATGGAAAATTCTTATATAGAACCTCCACCCAAAGCAACAGAAATGTTACCACCTCAACCTTGTACTGATTTCAATACGGCCAGATTATTTTTATCccattttggatttttgtccAGACTAGATGATACaaac ccATCGTCTGTCCCTTCATTAGTTCCTTTAAATGTACATCATGAAAATTTCTGTAAAGACCTTGAAATTCTTGATAACACTCCATCACGCACCTGTGACACATGCCATGTATTTTACGTTAAGGATGGTCAAACAAATTTCAAGGATATCTTAAATAATGTG acTTCCAACACGGCAGTTTCACCAAACTTTTTAGAAATGTTAACTAATCTTGGTTGGCCAGTTAATATTAGTGTACACCCTGGATGGACTGGGCGTGTTGAAACAAGTTGGAACCTACCTGACTATAATCATTCTCAAGACCAAAAATTCAATACTCCACATGGTGGAAGTTTGTATAATGGTGAAACTCATGTGATCTATTGGGCAGATGTAAGTTCTGAAATAGCTTTTGTAGTTCCTACAAATTGTAAAGAACGCGTGAAATCACAAAAGCCTGAAg ATGATGTATTGCAACATGGAGGCATACGATATACAAAACCAGTCACTACAAGAGCTATGTCTATAGAATTTGATTATAAAGGGAAACCAACTCAGCAGCATATTGAACCACCTAAAAGACGTCCACAATATGTGTCAGCTACGGTAATGTTAGTTTGGCTAGAAAGTT
- the LOC100163659 gene encoding ral GTPase-activating protein subunit beta isoform X1, producing MNLEVFNRVNWKEGTGGRSGMYCEWASLSSAVQNCGEFGQSVLSKFPAGSGKEVVLSVIKQLSSNLGITHPPEPSKLNKDNEVTWCMEVICYGLSLPLSEHDTIRDCVHIYCDWLSALYEIPKLSVPKPVCNDPNLYARKIISHFYNLFVPRKGEVWTFLYLNIGTDTINRQAVLCHRVLRTLHDLSRTSKIIEPETWEALLLFLLAINDALLAPPTVKEDVGEELCERVLSVLIEVWLVACVRCFPSPSLWKTLREMAVTWRHRTALIHQWNRINLALTARVLTFMYGPSFPQLKIPNEDIHLIPSGMSNHTIAQSWFRLLQTIGNPADLSRPTTISRTPKFLQAALSDPNHRLVDPSNHPCLNVLPYNFYVAIRGIASLVDAFLGIVSHPTIIWDDVLPWTSGNILEKKEASTVTHTPPSQRRLAKSFSVAPSLTNKGIPKSSLVGLTTSRISTQSNKLSSSTTSIPSIISEPKIFAENRPRCNSILHLFGEWLFEAALIGVDFNKPKSSTTSDSSRMYKRPSSVMFDTSSIRSSGSGGGYSSMGGGSTASASQPNSLTDNVSDSIDSITSSSANVLHYDRYMPGRAEAIGTLCRIFCSKKTSEEILPVYLARFYMAVYEGLHVNEAHECDETISSILLNSHNLLRLDLNGINVLIPYIIETLELVLPERELKLKSNSIPKNELRRSAIHLLLSMLALPLHFKDLVIKELNVSSNNTRGPIIMGELKPRVMNLLINALQFESDSHNSQMLLGGLLLCVQDSAIFEESENDADSDATAQSDTTSNLLSSVETMSSFSLPSSNQDQMMSLPPSSSSNIPTPESSLDSAGFYFAEPFDFSILNKNSAHALYVRATYLVCHRLISSWKSDLNISLAALELLMGLARVHIKETARKLTDSLECKRAVKWLCDYITYQCWRPPPAHSRDLHSTIVAAYQCAAVWIVAHPYLLDDKDCLNTIIEVVELGISGTKSHGKPQEPIKMKDEKELKPASMRVRDAAESLLTIILEQVGYFPSVCGAESLSCLLDEITLIKHCNSIATDNVECKSHAISKFRYFVLENSIILALFEEPLGNSQDAQPTLTVLIRGSFGRQAWTLQLRHLPRHRSSSTRQYNVCPGRPVAMEEPTRHRYPRKSTTHFSESIERIPTCKIDKSIPSLDSLVFDDEDHSILSDLIEKQKEMENSYIEPPPKATEMLPPQPCTDFNTARLFLSHFGFLSRLDDTNPSSVPSLVPLNVHHENFCKDLEILDNTPSRTCDTCHVFYVKDGQTNFKDILNNVTSNTAVSPNFLEMLTNLGWPVNISVHPGWTGRVETSWNLPDYNHSQDQKFNTPHGGSLYNGETHVIYWADVSSEIAFVVPTNCKERVKSQKPEDDVLQHGGIRYTKPVTTRAMSIEFDYKGKPTQQHIEPPKRRPQYVSATVMLVWLESFEDHIHFPIGNLLSYTNTGIEPLSHIKDIGDVHIIYLHALQSGLLRVKMQGPIGRTNLATPLVDGMVISKQVVGTMVRQTALNICRRKRLENDSFQPGHIRRRLKIQEIVGKYQIKMTKPELYTYLLSNANST from the exons ATGAATTTAGAAGTGTTCAACAGAGTGAACTGGAAG GAGGGCACTGGAGGACGTTCTGGAATGTATTGTGAATGGGCGTCACTGAGTTCGGCAGTTCAAAACTGTGGCGAATTTGGTCAAAGTGTTTTAAGTAAGTTCCCAGCAGGTTCAGGCAAGGAAGTTGTGTTGTCAGTCATCAAACAACTGTCATCAAATTTAGGTATAACTCATCCACCTGAACCAAGTAAACTTAACAAAGACAATGAAGTGACCTGGTGTATGGAA GTTATTTGTTATGGTTTAAGCTTACCATTGTCTGAACATGATACAATTAGAGATTGTGTTCATATATATTGTGATTGGCTTTCAGCGTTATATGAAATACCAAAACTATCAGTTCCAAAACCAGTATGCAATGATCCAAATCTATACgctagaaaaataatttcacatttCTACAATCTATTTGTACCCCGAAAAGGAGAag TCtggacatttttatatttaaatattg gTACTGACACAATTAACCGCCAAGCAGTTTTGTGTCATCGTGTCTTAAGAACCTTGCATGATTTATCGAGAACATCTAAAATTATTGAGCCAGAAACTTGGGAAGCTTTGTTGCTATTTCTTCTGGCCATCAATGATGCCTTGTTAGCTCCACCAACTGTAAAag AGGATGTTGGAGAGGAATTATGTGAAAGAGTACTAAGCGTTCTTATAGAAGTATGGCTTGTAGCTTGTGTACGTTGTTTTCCTTCGCCTTCATTATGGAAAACATTGCGAGAAATGGCGGTCACATGGCGCCATCGTACTGCTTTAATTCATCAATGGAATCGTATAAACTTAGCACTTACTGCTCGTGTATTAACATTTATGTATGGTCCAAGTTTTCCACAGTTAAAAATAC ctaaTGAAGACATCCACCTGATACCATCTGGAATGTCTAATCATACAATAGCACAAAGTTGGTTTAGACTGCTACAAACTATTGGAAACCCTGCTGATCTCAGTAGACCAACTACAATTAGCCGTACTCCTAAATTTCTTCAAGCTGCACTATCTGACCCCAATCATAGGCTTGTTGATCCATCAAATCATCCATGTTTAAATGTATTGCCTTACAATTTTTATGTAGCTATACGTGGGATTGCTTCACTTGTTGATGCATTTTTAG gCATTGTTTCTCATCCTACTATTATTTGGGATGACGTTTTACCTTGGACTTCAGGAAACATTCTGGAAAAAAAAGAAGCAAGTACAGTTACACATACACCGCCTTCGCAACGTCGATTGGCTAAAAGTTTTAGCGTTGCACCTTCACTTACCAATAAGG GTATCCCAAAATCATCTTTAGTTGGCTTAACCACTAGCCGTATTAGTACTCAATCAAATAAATTGTCTTCTTCAACTACTTCTATACCATCAATAATTTcag aacCTAAAATATTTGCTGAAAATCGACCACGGTGTAACAGTATTCTCCACCTCTTTGGTGAATGGTTATTTGAAGCTGCATTAATTGGAgttgattttaataaaccaaAATCTTCTACTACAT cCGATAGTAGTAGAATGTATAAACGACCAAGTTCAGTGATGTTTGATACATCGAGTATAAGAAGTAGCGGTTCTGGTGGAGGGTACAGCAGTATGGGAGGAGGGAGTACAGCTTCTGCATCACAACCTAATTCACTTACAGACAATGTGTCTGATAGTATTGACTCTATAACTTCCAGTTCTGCCAATGTTCTTCATTACGATCGTTATATGCCTGGACGAGCTGAAGCAATCGGAACATTGTGTAGAATATTTTGTTCCAAGAAAACATCCGAAGAAATCTTGCCAGTTTATTTAGCTAGGTTTTATATGGCAGTTTATGAAGGACTACACGTTAATGAA gCACACGAATGTGATGAAACCATTTCAAGTATATTGTTAAATTCTCATAACCTTTTACGTTTGGATTTAAACGGAATTAATGTTCTTATAccgtatattattgaaacattaGAACTTGTGTTACCTGAACGAGAACTTAAActcaa GTCAAATAGCATCCCTAAGAATGAGTTAAGAAGATCAGCTATACACCTATTACTTTCTATGCTTGCATtaccattacattttaaa gATTTAGTTATTAAAGAACTGAATGTGTCTAGTAATAATACAAGAGGACCTATTATTATGGGAGAACTTAAACCTCGTGTTATGAATCTTCTTATAAATGCTTTGCAATTTGAATCGGATTCTCATAATTCACAAATgcttttag gagggttattattgtgtgtacaaGATTCTGCAATTTTTGAAGAATCAGAAAATGATGCAGATTCTGATGCTACAGCACAAAGTGATACTACGTCAAATTTGCTTTCTTCGG TGGAAACAATGAGTTCATTTAGCTTACCATCCAGTAATCAAGATCAAATGATGAGTTTACCTCCCAGCAGTTCAAGTAATATACCAACTCCTGAATCCAGTTTAGATTCAGCTGGCTTTTATTTTGCTGAACCATTTGACTTCTCAATTCTaaacaaaa attctGCTCATGCATTATATGTCAGAGCTACATATTTAGTATGTCATAGACTAATTTCTTCGTGGAAATCTGATTTGAACATTTCACTAGCTGCTTTAGAACTGCTTATGGGTTTAGCTAGAGTTCATATAAAAGAAacag CAAGAAAATTAactg ATTCATTGGAATGTAAAAGAGCTGTAAAATGGTTATGTGATTATATAACTTACCAGTGTTGGAGACCGCCTCCAGCTCATTCTCGAGATTTGCATTCCACCATTGTTGCTGCATATCAATGTGCTGCAGTTTGGATTGTTGCTCATCCTTACCTACTTGATGATAAAGATTGTTTGAATACTATTATTGAAGTGGTAGAACTCGGTATATCGGGCACTAAATCACAT gGAAAACCCCAAGAACCAATAAAAATGAAAGATGAAAAAGAACTGAAGCCAGCTTCAATGAGAGTAAGAGATGCTGCTGAATCATTACTAACTATTATATTAGAAcaa gttgGGTATTTTCCATCTGTTTGTGGTGCTGAAAGTCTATCATGTTTATTGGATGAAATAACATTAATCAAACACTGTAATTCAATAGCTACTGATAATGTAGAATGCAAATCTCATGCCATATCTAAATTTAGATACTTTGTGCtagaaaattcaataatattagcTCTTTTTGAAGAACCTTTAGGCAACAGCcaag atgcACAGCCAACGTTGACAGTGTTGATTAGAGGATCATTTGGACGGCAAGCTTGGACATTACAACTAAGGCATTTGCCTCGTCATCGGTCTTCATCAACAAGACAGTACAATGTTTGCCCTGGCCGCCCTGTGGCAATGGAAGAACCTACTCGACATAGATATCCACGGAAGTCTACAACACATTTCTCGGAAAGCATAGAACGAATACCAACttgcaaaat AGATAAATCCATACCAAGTTTAGATAGCTTAGTTTTTGATGATGAAGATCATAGCATATTATCTGATttgattgaaaaacaaaaagagATGGAAAATTCTTATATAGAACCTCCACCCAAAGCAACAGAAATGTTACCACCTCAACCTTGTACTGATTTCAATACGGCCAGATTATTTTTATCccattttggatttttgtccAGACTAGATGATACaaac ccATCGTCTGTCCCTTCATTAGTTCCTTTAAATGTACATCATGAAAATTTCTGTAAAGACCTTGAAATTCTTGATAACACTCCATCACGCACCTGTGACACATGCCATGTATTTTACGTTAAGGATGGTCAAACAAATTTCAAGGATATCTTAAATAATGTG acTTCCAACACGGCAGTTTCACCAAACTTTTTAGAAATGTTAACTAATCTTGGTTGGCCAGTTAATATTAGTGTACACCCTGGATGGACTGGGCGTGTTGAAACAAGTTGGAACCTACCTGACTATAATCATTCTCAAGACCAAAAATTCAATACTCCACATGGTGGAAGTTTGTATAATGGTGAAACTCATGTGATCTATTGGGCAGATGTAAGTTCTGAAATAGCTTTTGTAGTTCCTACAAATTGTAAAGAACGCGTGAAATCACAAAAGCCTGAAg ATGATGTATTGCAACATGGAGGCATACGATATACAAAACCAGTCACTACAAGAGCTATGTCTATAGAATTTGATTATAAAGGGAAACCAACTCAGCAGCATATTGAACCACCTAAAAGACGTCCACAATATGTGTCAGCTACGGTAATGTTAGTTTGGCTAGAAAGTT